In one window of Vulpes vulpes isolate BD-2025 chromosome 1, VulVul3, whole genome shotgun sequence DNA:
- the TSHZ3 gene encoding teashirt homolog 3 isoform X2, producing the protein MCPDKELAKACPSYQNSPAAEFSSHEMDSESHISETSDRMADFESGSIKNEEEAKEAAAPLEDTSVSDSLEQMKAVYNNFLSNSYWSNLHLNLHQPSSDKNNGSSSSSSSSSSSCGSGSFDWHQSAMAKTLQHVSQSRALPEPSLFSTVQLYRQSSKLYGSIFTGASKFRCKDCSAAYDTLVELTVHMNETGHYRDDNHETDNNNPKRWSKPRKRSLLEMEGKEDAQKVLKCMYCGHSFESLQDLSVHMIKTKHYQKVPLKEPVTPVAAKIIPAARKKASLELELPSSPDSTGGTPKAAMADANDMLQKNSNPYITPNNRYGHQNGASYAWHFEARKSQILKCMECGSSHDTLQELTAHMMVTGHFIKVTNSAMKKGKPIMETPVTPTITTLLDEKVQSVPLAATTFTSPANTPASVSPKLSVEVKKEVDKEKAAPDDKPKEKEKPCEEEEKYDISSKYHYLTENDLEESPKGGLDILKSLENTVTSAINKAQNGTPSWGGYPSIHAAYQLPNMMKLSLGSSGKSAPLKPVFGTSEIVSPTKSQTLVSPPSSQTSPMPKTNFHAMEELVKKVTEKVAKVEEKMKEPEGKLSPPKRATPSPCGSEASEPIKMEATGDGAFKSQEGSPSPPRDACKEGSPAAEPAENGKEPVRPMSSGLSSSTAIITDHPPEQPFVNPLSALQSVMNIHLGKAAKPSLPALDPMSMLFKMSNSLAEKAAVATPPPLQSKKADHLDRYFYHVSNDQPIDLTKGKSDKGCSLGSVLLSPTSTSPATSSSTVTTAKTSAVVSFMSNSPLRENALSDISDMLKNLTESHTSKSSTPSSISEKSDIDGATLEEAEEATPAQKRKGRQSNWNPQHLLILQAQFAASLRQTSEGKYIMSDLSPQERMHISRFTGLSMTTISHWLANVKYQLRRTGGTKFLKNLDTGHPVFFCNDCASQIRTPSTYIGHLESHLGFRLRDLSKLSTEQLTNQIAQTKSPSEKLVTSSPEEDLGTSYQCKLCNRTFASKHAVKLHLSKTHGKSPEDHLLYVSELEKQ; encoded by the coding sequence ATGTGCCCCGACAAGGAGCTCGCCAAGGCCTGCCCCAGCTACCAGAACTCCCCGGCGGCCGAGTTCTCCAGCCACGAGATGGACAGCGAGTCGCACATCAGCGAGACCAGCGACCGCATGGCCGACTTCGAGAGCGGCTCCATCAAGAACGAGGAGGAGGCCAAGGAGGCGGCCGCGCCGCTGGAGGACACGAGCGTGTCGGACAGCCTGGAGCAGATGAAGGCCGTGTACAACAACTTCCTGTCCAACTCCTACTGGTCCAACCTGCACCTCAACCTGCACCAGCCGTCGTCCGACAAGAACaacggcagcagcagcagcagcagcagcagcagcagcagctgcggCAGCGGCAGCTTCGACTGGCACCAGAGCGCCATGGCCAAGACGCTGCAGCACGTGTCGCAGAGCCGCGCGCTGCCCGAGCCCAGCCTGTTCAGCACCGTGCAGCTGTACCGCCAGAGCAGCAAGCTCTACGGCTCCATCTTCACGGGCGCCAGCAAGTTCCGCTGCAAGGACTGCAGCGCCGCCTACGACACGCTGGTGGAGCTGACCGTGCACATGAACGAGACGGGCCACTACCGCGACGACAACCACGAGACGGACAACAACAACCCCAAGCGCTGGTCCAAGCCCCGCAAGCGCTCGCTGCTGGAGATGGAGGGCAAGGAGGACGCCCAGAAGGTGTTGAAGTGCATGTACTGCGGCCACTCGTTCGAGTCCCTCCAGGACCTGAGCGTCCACATGATCAAAACGAAACACTACCAAAAAGTGCCTCTGAAGGAGCCCGTCACCCCCGTCGCAGCCAAAATCATCCCCGCCGCCCGGAAGAAAGCGTcgctggagctggagctgcccAGCTCCCCGGATTCCACGGGCGGGACCCCCAAGGCCGCGATGGCCGATGCCAACGACATGCTTCAGAAGAACTCCAACCCCTACATCACGCCAAATAACCGCTACGGCCACCAGAACGGGGCCAGCTACGCGTGGCACTTCGAAGCCCGCAAGTCGCAGATCCTGAAGTGCATGGAGTGCGGCAGCTCCCACGACACCCTGCAGGAGCTCACGGCCCACATGATGGTCACCGGCCACTTCATCAAGGTCACGAACTCGGCCATGAAGAAGGGCAAGCCCATCATGGAGACGCCCGTCACGCCCACCATCACCACCCTGCTGGACGAGAAGGTGCAGTCCGTGCCGCTGGCCGCCACCACCTTCACGTCGCCCGCCAACACCCCCGCGAGCGTCTCCCCGAAGCTGAGCGTGGAGGTCAAGAAGGAGGTGGACAAGGAGAAGGCGGCCCCCGACGACAAGcccaaggagaaggagaagccctGCGAGGAGGAGGAGAAGTACGACATCTCTTCCAAGTACCACTATTTGACTGAGAACGACCTGGAGGAGAGCCCCAAGGGCGGGCTGGATATCCTGAAATCCCTGGAAAACACGGTGACGTCGGCCATCAACAAGGCCCAGAACGGCACCCCGAGCTGGGGGGGCTACCCCAGCATCCACGCCGCCTACCAGCTGCCCAACATGATGAAGCTGTCGCTGGGCTCGTCGGGGAAGAGCGCGCCCCTGAAACCCGTGTTCGGCACCAGCGAGATCGTGTCGCCCACGAAGAGCCAGACCCTGGTCTCCCCGCCCAGCAGCCAGACCTCGCCCATGCCCAAGACCAACTTCCACGCCATGGAGGAGCTGGTGAAGAAGGTCACGGAGAAAGTTGCCAAAGTGGAGGAGAAGATGAAGGAGCCGGAGGGCAAGCTGTCCCCGCCCAAGCGGGCCACCCCGTCCCCGTGCGGCAGCGAGGCCAGCGAGCCCATCAAGATGGAGGCGACGGGCGACGGGGCCTTCAAAAgccaggagggcagccccagcccgCCGCGGGACGCGTGCAAGGAGGGGAGCCCCGCGGCCGAGCCGGCGGAGAACGGCAAGGAGCCGGTGAGGCCCATGAGCAGCGGCCTGAGCAGCAGCACGGCCATCATCACCGACCACCCGCCCGAGCAGCCCTTCGTGAACCCCCTGAGCGCCCTCCAGTCGGTCATGAACATTCACCTGGGCAAGGCCGCCAAGCCCTCCCTGCCGGCCCTCGACCCCATGAGCATGCTTTTCAAGATGAGCAACAGCCTGGCCGAGAAGGCGGCCGTGGCCACCCCGCCGCCCCTGCAGTCCAAGAAGGCGGACCACCTCGACCGCTATTTCTACCACGTCAGCAACGACCAGCCCATAGACTTGACGAAAGGGAAGAGTGACAAGGGCTGCTCTCTGGGTTCAGTGCTTTTGTCACCCACGTCCACATCCCCGGCAACCTCCTCATCCACGGTGACAACGGCAAAGACATCTGCCGTCGTATCATTCATGTCAAACTCGCCGCTCCGCGAGAATGCCTTGTCAGATATATCCGATATGCTGAAGAACTTGACAGAGAGCCACACGTCAAAGTCCTCCACTCCTTCCAGCATCTCCGAGAAGTCTGACATTGACGGGGCCACGCTGGAGGAGGCCGAGGAGGCGACGCCCGCGCAGAAGAGGAAGGGCCGCCAGTCAAACTGGAACCCCCAGCACCTGCTGATCCTGCAGGCCCAGTTCGCCGCCAGCCTGCGGCAGACCTCCGAGGGGAAGTACATCATGTCAGACCTGAGCCCCCAGGAGCGCATGCACATCTCCAGGTTCACCGGGCTCTCCATGACCACCATCAGCCACTGGCTGGCCAACGTGAAATACCAGCTTCGAAGGACAGGTGGAACGAAGTTCCTCAAAAACCTGGACACTGGCCACCCCGTGTTCTTTTGTAACGACTGTGCGTCACAAATCAGGACTCCTTCCACGTACATCGGCCACCTCGAGTCCCACCTGGGCTTCCGGCTCCGGGACTTGTCCAAACTGTCCACCGAACAGCTTACTAATCAAATAGCACAAACCAAGTCGCCCTCAGAAAAGTTGGTGACGTCCTCCCCCGAGGAGGACCTGGGGACCTCCTACCAGTGCAAACTCTGCAATCGGACCTTTGCGAGCAAGCATGCCGTTAAACTCCACCTTAGCAAAACACACGGGAAGTCCCCAGAGGACCACCTCCTGTACGTGTCGGAGTTAGAGAAGCAGTAG
- the TSHZ3 gene encoding teashirt homolog 3 isoform X1, with translation MPRRKQQAPRRAAAYVSDELKAAALVEEELDPEESAADGEPSAKYMCPDKELAKACPSYQNSPAAEFSSHEMDSESHISETSDRMADFESGSIKNEEEAKEAAAPLEDTSVSDSLEQMKAVYNNFLSNSYWSNLHLNLHQPSSDKNNGSSSSSSSSSSSCGSGSFDWHQSAMAKTLQHVSQSRALPEPSLFSTVQLYRQSSKLYGSIFTGASKFRCKDCSAAYDTLVELTVHMNETGHYRDDNHETDNNNPKRWSKPRKRSLLEMEGKEDAQKVLKCMYCGHSFESLQDLSVHMIKTKHYQKVPLKEPVTPVAAKIIPAARKKASLELELPSSPDSTGGTPKAAMADANDMLQKNSNPYITPNNRYGHQNGASYAWHFEARKSQILKCMECGSSHDTLQELTAHMMVTGHFIKVTNSAMKKGKPIMETPVTPTITTLLDEKVQSVPLAATTFTSPANTPASVSPKLSVEVKKEVDKEKAAPDDKPKEKEKPCEEEEKYDISSKYHYLTENDLEESPKGGLDILKSLENTVTSAINKAQNGTPSWGGYPSIHAAYQLPNMMKLSLGSSGKSAPLKPVFGTSEIVSPTKSQTLVSPPSSQTSPMPKTNFHAMEELVKKVTEKVAKVEEKMKEPEGKLSPPKRATPSPCGSEASEPIKMEATGDGAFKSQEGSPSPPRDACKEGSPAAEPAENGKEPVRPMSSGLSSSTAIITDHPPEQPFVNPLSALQSVMNIHLGKAAKPSLPALDPMSMLFKMSNSLAEKAAVATPPPLQSKKADHLDRYFYHVSNDQPIDLTKGKSDKGCSLGSVLLSPTSTSPATSSSTVTTAKTSAVVSFMSNSPLRENALSDISDMLKNLTESHTSKSSTPSSISEKSDIDGATLEEAEEATPAQKRKGRQSNWNPQHLLILQAQFAASLRQTSEGKYIMSDLSPQERMHISRFTGLSMTTISHWLANVKYQLRRTGGTKFLKNLDTGHPVFFCNDCASQIRTPSTYIGHLESHLGFRLRDLSKLSTEQLTNQIAQTKSPSEKLVTSSPEEDLGTSYQCKLCNRTFASKHAVKLHLSKTHGKSPEDHLLYVSELEKQ, from the coding sequence CCTACGTGTCCGATGAGCTAAAGGCCGCCGCCCTGGTGGAGGAAGAGCTGGACCCCGAGGAGAGCGCGGCAGATGGGGAGCCGTCGGCCAAGTACATGTGCCCCGACAAGGAGCTCGCCAAGGCCTGCCCCAGCTACCAGAACTCCCCGGCGGCCGAGTTCTCCAGCCACGAGATGGACAGCGAGTCGCACATCAGCGAGACCAGCGACCGCATGGCCGACTTCGAGAGCGGCTCCATCAAGAACGAGGAGGAGGCCAAGGAGGCGGCCGCGCCGCTGGAGGACACGAGCGTGTCGGACAGCCTGGAGCAGATGAAGGCCGTGTACAACAACTTCCTGTCCAACTCCTACTGGTCCAACCTGCACCTCAACCTGCACCAGCCGTCGTCCGACAAGAACaacggcagcagcagcagcagcagcagcagcagcagcagctgcggCAGCGGCAGCTTCGACTGGCACCAGAGCGCCATGGCCAAGACGCTGCAGCACGTGTCGCAGAGCCGCGCGCTGCCCGAGCCCAGCCTGTTCAGCACCGTGCAGCTGTACCGCCAGAGCAGCAAGCTCTACGGCTCCATCTTCACGGGCGCCAGCAAGTTCCGCTGCAAGGACTGCAGCGCCGCCTACGACACGCTGGTGGAGCTGACCGTGCACATGAACGAGACGGGCCACTACCGCGACGACAACCACGAGACGGACAACAACAACCCCAAGCGCTGGTCCAAGCCCCGCAAGCGCTCGCTGCTGGAGATGGAGGGCAAGGAGGACGCCCAGAAGGTGTTGAAGTGCATGTACTGCGGCCACTCGTTCGAGTCCCTCCAGGACCTGAGCGTCCACATGATCAAAACGAAACACTACCAAAAAGTGCCTCTGAAGGAGCCCGTCACCCCCGTCGCAGCCAAAATCATCCCCGCCGCCCGGAAGAAAGCGTcgctggagctggagctgcccAGCTCCCCGGATTCCACGGGCGGGACCCCCAAGGCCGCGATGGCCGATGCCAACGACATGCTTCAGAAGAACTCCAACCCCTACATCACGCCAAATAACCGCTACGGCCACCAGAACGGGGCCAGCTACGCGTGGCACTTCGAAGCCCGCAAGTCGCAGATCCTGAAGTGCATGGAGTGCGGCAGCTCCCACGACACCCTGCAGGAGCTCACGGCCCACATGATGGTCACCGGCCACTTCATCAAGGTCACGAACTCGGCCATGAAGAAGGGCAAGCCCATCATGGAGACGCCCGTCACGCCCACCATCACCACCCTGCTGGACGAGAAGGTGCAGTCCGTGCCGCTGGCCGCCACCACCTTCACGTCGCCCGCCAACACCCCCGCGAGCGTCTCCCCGAAGCTGAGCGTGGAGGTCAAGAAGGAGGTGGACAAGGAGAAGGCGGCCCCCGACGACAAGcccaaggagaaggagaagccctGCGAGGAGGAGGAGAAGTACGACATCTCTTCCAAGTACCACTATTTGACTGAGAACGACCTGGAGGAGAGCCCCAAGGGCGGGCTGGATATCCTGAAATCCCTGGAAAACACGGTGACGTCGGCCATCAACAAGGCCCAGAACGGCACCCCGAGCTGGGGGGGCTACCCCAGCATCCACGCCGCCTACCAGCTGCCCAACATGATGAAGCTGTCGCTGGGCTCGTCGGGGAAGAGCGCGCCCCTGAAACCCGTGTTCGGCACCAGCGAGATCGTGTCGCCCACGAAGAGCCAGACCCTGGTCTCCCCGCCCAGCAGCCAGACCTCGCCCATGCCCAAGACCAACTTCCACGCCATGGAGGAGCTGGTGAAGAAGGTCACGGAGAAAGTTGCCAAAGTGGAGGAGAAGATGAAGGAGCCGGAGGGCAAGCTGTCCCCGCCCAAGCGGGCCACCCCGTCCCCGTGCGGCAGCGAGGCCAGCGAGCCCATCAAGATGGAGGCGACGGGCGACGGGGCCTTCAAAAgccaggagggcagccccagcccgCCGCGGGACGCGTGCAAGGAGGGGAGCCCCGCGGCCGAGCCGGCGGAGAACGGCAAGGAGCCGGTGAGGCCCATGAGCAGCGGCCTGAGCAGCAGCACGGCCATCATCACCGACCACCCGCCCGAGCAGCCCTTCGTGAACCCCCTGAGCGCCCTCCAGTCGGTCATGAACATTCACCTGGGCAAGGCCGCCAAGCCCTCCCTGCCGGCCCTCGACCCCATGAGCATGCTTTTCAAGATGAGCAACAGCCTGGCCGAGAAGGCGGCCGTGGCCACCCCGCCGCCCCTGCAGTCCAAGAAGGCGGACCACCTCGACCGCTATTTCTACCACGTCAGCAACGACCAGCCCATAGACTTGACGAAAGGGAAGAGTGACAAGGGCTGCTCTCTGGGTTCAGTGCTTTTGTCACCCACGTCCACATCCCCGGCAACCTCCTCATCCACGGTGACAACGGCAAAGACATCTGCCGTCGTATCATTCATGTCAAACTCGCCGCTCCGCGAGAATGCCTTGTCAGATATATCCGATATGCTGAAGAACTTGACAGAGAGCCACACGTCAAAGTCCTCCACTCCTTCCAGCATCTCCGAGAAGTCTGACATTGACGGGGCCACGCTGGAGGAGGCCGAGGAGGCGACGCCCGCGCAGAAGAGGAAGGGCCGCCAGTCAAACTGGAACCCCCAGCACCTGCTGATCCTGCAGGCCCAGTTCGCCGCCAGCCTGCGGCAGACCTCCGAGGGGAAGTACATCATGTCAGACCTGAGCCCCCAGGAGCGCATGCACATCTCCAGGTTCACCGGGCTCTCCATGACCACCATCAGCCACTGGCTGGCCAACGTGAAATACCAGCTTCGAAGGACAGGTGGAACGAAGTTCCTCAAAAACCTGGACACTGGCCACCCCGTGTTCTTTTGTAACGACTGTGCGTCACAAATCAGGACTCCTTCCACGTACATCGGCCACCTCGAGTCCCACCTGGGCTTCCGGCTCCGGGACTTGTCCAAACTGTCCACCGAACAGCTTACTAATCAAATAGCACAAACCAAGTCGCCCTCAGAAAAGTTGGTGACGTCCTCCCCCGAGGAGGACCTGGGGACCTCCTACCAGTGCAAACTCTGCAATCGGACCTTTGCGAGCAAGCATGCCGTTAAACTCCACCTTAGCAAAACACACGGGAAGTCCCCAGAGGACCACCTCCTGTACGTGTCGGAGTTAGAGAAGCAGTAG